Proteins found in one Sorghum bicolor cultivar BTx623 chromosome 1, Sorghum_bicolor_NCBIv3, whole genome shotgun sequence genomic segment:
- the LOC8059542 gene encoding DNA repair endonuclease UVH1, with amino-acid sequence MWPTARLSTSPVTLSSPDSPGKKKAKAVGFSQAAAAAAAAMLAFEEQVVADLVEDPNGGLVVLSSGLPLASLAATLLLYLHQAPGDAAGGGCLLVLSAPDSLKARIRRRLQEKMQVHDVPPDLQAQQRASLYASGAALFLSPRALAADLLTSRLLPSRVRALLLLSAHRSTDTSSDAFIARLLRQRNLVPVYAFSDCPHAMVAGFSKAERTMKSLYVRRLHLWPRFHVLAAADLERAPPDVVDVRVPMTPPMRGIQAAVLATMDACLKELRRTNKVDVEDLTVDKGLFKSFDEIVRRQLDPIWHTLGKKTKQLVADLRTLRKLLDYLVRYDAVTYLKYLDTLRVSEGVRSVWILADSSHKIFELAKRRVYQAVRTDGAKVSMDNKGTPTKKRKVAHNTTKKGKETENEDSTVGRDNTQKVNTDVGIVLEEVLEEAPKWKVLWELLQEIAEEQMKSDAGNVHDEDKSDEHGIVLVTCKDERTCLQLQECILKGPCQVMREEWEKYLIGKAELHGLNKKNKRKSEQPKGVGVLDGEVQMGSSESVGPVSISKLETNALFAAACELRNISNEADVNGGSNSSCSTKGLARGKAKGKPKKTTAKRQASNRKNKSKGGNDIRQATDLDSEVQSGKTDEQAEIDASKVSAYDASVSASTSNDKFNHSSALRNSANGKPLPPVQFHALDSDQHVLDVWKPSVIIVYHPDITFVREIEVYKAENSSKKLKVYFLFYEDSTEVQKFESSIRRENEAFESLIRQKSLMMIPVDQDGHCIGPTVANEPEPLLCQNSITRKAGGKKAPEKEMQVIVDMREFMSSLPNVLHQKGIRIVPVTLEVGDYVLSPSICVERKSIADLFQSFASGRLYNQVETMARYYKIPVLLIEFSQDKSFSFQSANEIGDDVSPTNIISKLSLLVLHFPRLRIIWSRSLHATAEIFMSLKTNQDEPDEKKATRVGVPSEDGIVEDDVRSENYNTPAIEFLRRLPGVTDSNYRAIMDGCNSLADLALLPVERLGELMGGQKAARTLKEFLDAKCPTML; translated from the exons ATGTGGCCTACGGCCCGCTTGAGCACAAGCCCAGTAACCCTATCATCGCCTGACTCGCCggggaagaagaaggcgaaggcCGTCGGGTTctcgcaggcggcggcggcggcggcggcggcgatgctTGCTTTCGAGGAGCAGGTGGTGGCGGACCTGGTGGAGGATCCGAACGGAGGTCTGGTGGTGCTCTCCTCGGGCCTCCCTCTGGCCTCCCTCGCCGCTACCCTCCTCCTCTATCTCCACCAGGCCCCCGGCGACGCGGCGGGGGGAGGATGTCTCCTCGTCCTCTCCGCCCCCGATTCCCTCAAGGCCCggatccgccgccgcctccaagAAAAGATGCAGGTTCACGACGTGCCTCCTGACCTCCAAGCGCAGCAGCGCGCCTCCCTCTACGCCTCGGGCGCTGCTCTCTTCCTCTCCCCCCGCGCCCTCGCCGCCGACCTCCTCACCTCCCGCCTCCTCCCCTCCCGCGTCCGGGCCCTACTCCTCCTCTCCGCCCACCGCTCCACCGATACCTCCTCCGACGCCTTCATCGCCCGCCTCCTCCGCCAGCGCAATCTTGTCCCCGTCTACGCCTTCTCCGACTGCCCTCATGCCATGGTCGCCGGTTTCTCCAAGGCCGAGCGCACCATGAAGAGCCTCTACGTCCGCCGCCTCCACCTCTGGCCCCGCTTCCACGTTCTCGCCGCGGCCGACCTGGAACGCGCCCCGCCTGACGTCGTAGACGTTCGCGTGCCCATGACGCCGCCCATGAGGGGGATCCAGGCTGCCGTCCTCGCTACCATGGACGCTTGCCTCAAGGAGCTTAGGCGCACCAACAAGGTGGATGTCGAGGACCTCACCGTCGACAAGGGCCTCTTCAAGTCTTTCGATGAGATCGTCCGGAGGCAGCTCGACCCCATCTGGCATACTCTTGGGAAGAAGACAAAGCAGCTTGTGGCTGACCTCAGGACGCTACGCAAACTGCTTGATTACCTCGTCAG GTACGATGCTGTTACATACTTGAAGTACCTTGACACATTGAGAGTGTCAGAAGGTGTGCGATCAGTTTGGATACTTGCTGACTCAAGCCATAAGATATTTGAGCTTGCAAAAAGGCGCGTTTACCAGGCAGTGAGAACAGATGGTGCTAAGGTTAGCATGGATAATAAGGGCACACCAACAAAGAAGAGGAAAGTGGCACATAATACTACCAAGAAAGGAAAAGAAACCG AAAATGAAGACTCCACAGTAGGTAGGGACAACACTCAGAAGGTTAATACTGATGTGGGCATTGTATTGGAAGAGGTTCTGGAGGAGGCACCGAAATGGAAAGTGTTATGG GAATTGTTGCAAGAGATAGCAGAAGAACAGATGAAGAGCGATGCCGGGAATGTGCATGATGAAGACAAAAGTGATGAACATGGCATAGTTTTGGTAACATGTAAAGATGAGCGCACGTGCTTGCAGCTGCAGGAATGCATATTAAAAGGCCCCTGTCAG GTTATGCGAGAAGAGTGGGAGAAGTATTTGATTGGGAAAGCTGAGCTGCATGGATTGAATAAGAAGAACAAGAGAAAATCTGAGCAACCAAAAGGGGTTGGTGTTCTGGATGGTGAAGTTCAAATGGGATCTAGTGAGAGTGTGGGTCCGGTTAGCATTAGCAAACTCGAAACTAATGCCTTATTTGCTGCTGCCTGTGAATTAAGAAATATATCAAATGAAGCAGATGTCAATGGTGGCTCAAATAGCAGCTGCAGCACGAAGGGGCTAGCAAGGGGAAAAGCAAAAGGGAAACCAAAGAAAACCACTGCAAAGAGACAAGCCAGCAATCGAAAAAATAAAAGTAAGGGGGGAAATGACATTAGGCAAGCTACCGATCTGGATTCTGAAGTTCAATCAGGCAAAACAGATGAACAGGCTGAGATTGATGCTTCTAAGGTGTCCGCATATGATGCTTCCGTGTCAGCCTCTACTTCTAATGATAAATTTAACCATTCATCTGCTCTCAGAAACTCGGCAAACGGCAAGCCACTACCTCCTGTGCAGTTTCATGCTCTAGACAGTGACCAGCACGTGCTTGATGTATGGAAGCCATCTGTTATTATTGTTTATCATCCAGATATTACCTTTGTAAGAGAAATTGAAGTATACAAGGCAGAAAACTCATCAAAGAAGTTAAAAGTTTACTTCCTTTTTTATGAAGATTCCACTGAGGTGCAAAAATTTGAGTCCAGCATTCGACGGGAAAATGAAGCATTTGAATCTTTGATCAGACAGAAGTCCCTGATGATGATACCTGTTGATCAG GATGGCCATTGCATTGGACCAACTGTTGCAAATGAACCAGAACCTCTTTTATGTCAGAACTCAATCACAAGAAAGGCAGGTGGTAAAAAGGCACCTGAGAAGGAGATGCAG GTTATTGTAGACATGAGAGAGTTCATGAGCAGCCTTCCGAATGTATTACATCAGAAAGGTATCCGAATAGTACCGGTcacccttgaagttggtgactATGTTCTCTCTCCTTCGATCTGTGTTGAGCGGAAAAGTATCGCAGACTTGTTCCAAAGCTTTGCTTCTGGTCGTCTGTACAATCAGGTTGAGACAATGGCACGTTACTACAAGATCCCGGTTCTCCTCATCGAGTTCTCACAAGATAAGAGCTTTTCCTTTCAG TCTGCAAATGAGATCGGGGATGACGTCTCTCCGACCAACATTATCTCAAAGCTTTCGCTGCTAGTGCTTCATTTTCCTCGGCTTCGCATAATCTGGTCACGCAGCTTGCATGCTACAGCAGAAATATTTATGTCACTGAAAACAAACCAGGATGAACCTGATGAGAAAAAGGCAACAAGAGTTGGCGTGCCCTCTGAGGATGGAATCGTGGAGGATGATGTGAG GTCTGAAAATTACAACACACCAGCCATTGAGTTCTTAAGAAGGCTTCCTGGGGTGACGGATTCCAACTACCGAGCAATCATGGATGGATGCAATAGCTTGGCCGACCTGGCCCTGCTTCCGGTGGAAAGGTTGGGGGAGCTAATGGGCGGTCAGAAGGCTGCACGGACGCTCAAGGAGTTTCTGGATGCCAAGTGCCCAACCATGCTGTAG
- the LOC110431953 gene encoding uncharacterized protein LOC110431953, with translation MDKWTKAIDPKATRSESLQQQRLNKELWKERTHEVHKYIARWVYTHGISFNACDNDEFKQMCEAIGQFGPGLEPPCQDSLREKLLKKNMQEPRACCKNVKPRR, from the exons ATGGACAAATGGACAAAGGCTATTGATCCTAAAGCAACCAGAAGTGAATCTTTACAGCAACAGAGGCTGAACAAGGAGCTGTGGAAAGAAAGAACACATGAGGTGCACAAATATATTGCAAGATGGGTCTATACTCATG GAATTTCATTCAATGCATGTGACAATGATGAGTTCAAGCAGATGTGTGAAGCCATTGGCCAGTTTGGACCTGGACTTGAACCTCCATGTCAGGATTCTCTGCGAGAGAAATTGCTGAAGAAGAATATGCAAGAACCAAGAGCTTGTTGCAAGAACGTGAAGCCGAGAAGATGA
- the LOC110432843 gene encoding uncharacterized protein LOC110432843 produces the protein MGFVYGEILKAKKEIKEALGNNESRFKEVIAVIDKKMKGRLDSPLHLTAYLLNPHYSYANPAIFDEPTITEGFISCVETFYYHDEDKQDQAAHVELRKFQNREGPHLARTSWWWLYGTEVPALQKMATRILSLTSSASGCERNWSGFEAIHTKKRNRLTTTRLNKLVYIQFNSKLLNKREKIKSKKISDVLLSNDTTEAQGFLHENGDDSALVVYREEEEEEMEGTGIPWSVLGDAVGAEEQLQLRRSARVRELYEGEEFESDKEEFDEDEDDYLEPY, from the exons ATGGGTTTCGTTTATGGAGAAATACTAAAGGCAAAGAAAGAGATCAAGGAGGCCTTGGGCAATAATGAGTCTCGGTTCAAGGAGGTAATTGCTGTTATTGACAAGAAGATGAAGGGAAGACTTGATTCTCCACTGCATTTGACAGCTTATTTGCTGAATCCACACTACAGTTATGCTAATCCAGCAATCTTTGATGAGCCCACAATAACAGAAGGATTTATTAGTTGTGTAGAGACCTTCTACTATCATGATGAAGATAAGCAAGATCAGGCTGCCCATGTTGAGCTgagaaagtttcaaaacagggaAGGACCCCATTTAGCAAGAA CATCATGGTGGTGGTTGTATGGAACTGAAGTACCAGCCTTACAGAAGATGGCAACAAGGATCCTTTCTTTGACATCAAGTGCCTCTGGTTGTGAAAGAAATTGGAGCGGGTTTGAAGCG ATACACACTAAGAAGAGAAATAGGCTTACTACAACACGTCTCAACAAGTTAGTCTACATTCAGTTCAACTCCAAGCTGCTTAATAAGAGAGAGAAAATCAAGTCAAAGAAGATCAGTGATGTTCTCTTGTCTAATGATACAACTGAAGCTCAAGGATTTTTGCATGAGAATGGAGATGATTCTGCATTAGTGGTCTATAgagaagaggaggaagaagagatgGAAGGTACTGGGATACCTTGGTCTGTTCTTGGAGATGCAGTGGGAGCAGAAGAACAACTTCAGCTGCGTAGGAGTGCTAGAGTGAGAGAGCTCTATGAAGGAGAAGAGTTTGAATCTGATAAAGAAGAgtttgatgaagatgaggatgacTACTTGGAACCTTATTGA
- the LOC8081568 gene encoding uncharacterized protein LOC8081568, protein MQCWLKKQKDVMAPAVIARGEDVMWTSGLIFGKGEGIVGLETNLGTLHIQLLPGCTPRSVDYFIELLGLRNFVRCRFYRAEGRGNVWDAKGDHKKNAAFGPPYALLQGTLEVDGVPFKEIPREACAAVKRGSVAWVGSGPEFLISLADHEEWRDAYTVFGNVLPKDMAIAEEMALLPTSTDVWSNVTVKVLKDPVYFKVKRSSNASAV, encoded by the exons ATGCAGTGCTGGCTGAAGAAACAGAAGGATGTGATGGCTCCTGCTGTTATTGCAAGGGGGGAGGACGTCATGTGGACTTCTGGTCTAATCTTTGGAAAAGGAGAG GGAATTGTGGGGCTTGAAACAAATCTAGGGACACTTCATATTCAA TTGCTGCCTGGTTGCACGCCCCGTTCTGTGGACTACTTCATCGAGCTTCTGGGCTTGCGCAACTTTGTGAGATGCAGATTTTATCGTGCAGAAGGACGTGGGAATGTCTGGGATGCAAAAGGCGACCATAAAAAAAAT GCTGCATTTGGTCCCCCATATGCATTGCTTCAAGGAACACTGGAAGTTGATGGTGTGCCCTTCAAGGAGATACCAAGAGAAGCATGTGCGGCGGTGAAAAGAGGGTCCGTTGCCTGGGTAGGGTCAGGGCCAGAGTTCCTGATCAGCTTAGCCGACCACGAGGAGTGGAGGGACGCCTACACCGTGTTCGGGAATGTGCTTCCCAAGGACATGGCGATCGCTGAGGAGATGGCACTGCTGCCGACAAGCACAGACGTGTGGAGCAATGTGACGGTGAAGGTGCTCAAAGATCCTGTCTACTTCAAGGTGAAGAGAAGCAGCAATGCTAGCGCTGTCTAG